The Pseudomonas fluorescens genome segment CTTCGAGATCGCCGGACAACGCCAATTGCCGCAAAGCAGTGCGCAGCAGATCGGCCTGCCCCGGCAGCGACGGGTAGTTGAAGTTAAGGTCGATCATGCCAACGGCAATGTCTTTCTGGTCGATCCCCTGCCCCGGCAATAACGAGGTTTCCCGGACAAACGTGCCCCGCCCGGTTTCGCCGCTGACCAGGCCCATGGCCTCAAGCTCGGCGTACACCCGCGAGGCCGTGACCAGCGCCAGCCCTTCACTCGCCGCCAGTTGCCGGTGGGTCGGCAAACGCGTGCCGGGTAAAAGGCGACCGCTGCGAATATCGGCGGCGTAGGTATCAACGAGCGTCTTGTAACGGGAGCGCGGCATGTCGGGATGTATCCATGACAATTCTTTGATTGTGCTGATTCTCAACCCTAGGATGAACCCCAGGCAACCCCACCCTTGAGCATGACCCAACATGGAACGAACCACGGATCTGCCCGCGCCAACCCTGGAAAAAACCAGTGGCTGGATCAACGGTTTCATCGGCGTCGTGATTTTCAGCGGCTCGCTGCCGGCCACGCGGCTGGCGGTGCTGGAATTCGACCCGGTATTTCTCACCGTCATCCGCGCCACCCTCGCCGGGGTGCTGGCGCTGTGCCTGTTGTGGCTGTTTCGCGAACGTCGCCCGGCGCGGAATCAGTGGACGTCGCTGTTGATTGTCGCGCTGGGCGTTGTCGTGGGGTTCCCGCTGTTGACCGCCCTCGCGCTGCAATACGTGACGTCGGCGCATTCCATCGTGTTTGTAGGACTGCTGCCGCTGGCAACGGCGATTTTTGGCGTGCTGCGCGGAGGCGAACGGCCGCGCCCAGTGTTTTGGTTTTTTTCGGTGATGGGCAGTTCGCTGGTGGTCGGTTTTGCGGTTTCCCAGGGACTGACCGCCTCGCCCACCGGGGATCTGTTGATGCTGGCGGCGATTCTTGCCTGCGGACTCGGCTATGCCGAGGGCGCAAAACTGTCGCGCACCCTCGGCGGCTGGCAGGTGATCTGCTGGGCGCTGGTGTTGTCGTTGCCGGTGATGGCCGTGCTCAGCGTATGGCGGGCGCCCGCCTCGTTCAGCGGTTTCAGCGTCTCGGCGTGGGTGTGCCTGGCTTACGTTTCGCTGTTCAGCATGCTGATCGGTTTTGTGTTCTGGTATCGCGGCCTGGCCCAGGGCGGGATTGCGGCGGTCGGACAGTTGCAGTTGTTGCAGCCATTCTTCGGACTGGCACTGGCGGCGACGTTGCTGCATGAGCAGGTCAGTGTCGGCATGTTGGTGGTCACGTTGGGGGTGATCCTGTGCGTGGCCGGGGCGAAAAAATTCGCCAGATAATCTTCAGCTCACTCCCGCTTTCCACTCCCGCGGACTGAGCCCGGTCTTGCGCCGAAACGCCCGGGCCAGCGCCGAAGGACTTTCATAGCCAACCTCTTCGGCAATCAAGGCAATCGGCCGCCCCTCGCGAAGGCGTTTCTGCGCGAGGCTGATCCGCCAGCTCACCAGATAATCCATCGGCGTCTGCCCCACCACTCGCCGAAAATGCTCGGCAAACCCGGCACGGGACAAATGTGCGGTCGCGGCCAATTCGGCGACGCTCCAGGCCTTGGCCGGTTGGTCGTGCATCAGGCTCAATGCGCGGGCAATCTTCGAATCCGCCAACCCAGCCATCATGCCCGGCTGCTGGTTGTGACTGCTGATGAGGTGGCGCAGCAGCAGAATCACCAGCAATTCGAACAGCCGGTCCATCACGGCCTCGCGCCCGCAATGACCGTCGAATGCTTCCTTGAACAGCCACTCCAGGGTACTGGCCATTTCCGGAAGGTCGGCAAGTTTCAGCACCAGATAATCCGGCAGCGCCGCCGCCAGTGCGTTGCCCGCGCCGCCGTCAAATGTCAGCGAGGCGCACACCAATTGCGTGTTCATCGCCTCGTCGGCGAACAATCGGTGGGCAAACGGTCGAGGGAAGAAAATCAGCGTCGGTTCATTGAGGGTGAGTTCCGGTTCATTTCCCGGTTTGAGCAGCACTTGCCCGGCCTGCAACAGATGCACATGGCCACAGATCTGATCGCCGCCGTACGCGCTGATGCCGCAGAAAGTACCGCTGTGGAAGGTGCCGGCATTCACGCCGAAGTGACTGAGCAACGTGGACAAGCGATCCATGAGAGCAACTCCGGGGCAACAGGTTTGGACGATCTGTCGCATATCCTCGACGATTTGCATCCAAAGCACCAGTCGCGCTGAATAACATGACCTCCATCCCCGGCGCACTTCGCACCGGAACTTCGGAGAATCACCATGAGCCGTATCGCCCCGATCAGCATTGAAAACGCCACCGACGCCACTCGCCCGACACTGGAAGGCGTGCAGAAAAAAATCGGTTTCCTGCCGAACCTGTTCAAGACCCTGGCCGTCGCGCCGGTTGCGCTGGATGCCTACGTGCAAATCTCCGCGACGCTGGGCAAAACGTCCCTGAGCGCCAAGGAAAAAGAAGCGGTGTACCTCGCCACGTCGCAGGTCAACGGCTGCGATTACTGCCTGGCGGCGCACACTTTGTTTGCCGGCAAGGCCGGGCTGGCCGCAGAGGAAATCATCGAGGCGCGTCATGGTCGGCTGAATGCCTTCGCCACCCTCGCCCATCAACTGACGCAAACCCGTGGTCACCTGAATGATGAACAGATCGGCGCCGCCCGCGCTGCCGGCATCGACGACAAGAAGATCATCGAAGTGATCGCCATCGTCGCCGCGCAAACCCTGACCAACTACCTCAACAACGTGGCGCTGACCGACATCGATTTCCCGGCCATCGACGCCTGATCAGTGACCGGGGTCGATCTCAGTCGTGATCGACCCCGGCACGTTTCAGCAATTTCTTGCAACGTTCGGACAGGTGAAACACCTGCAACTGCTTGCCGGCCTTGGCGTAGCGTTCGCGCAGGGTTTTCAGTGCGGCGATGGCCGAGTAATCGACAAAACTCAGGTGCCGACAGTCCAGCGTCACGCGTTGCGGGTCATTGGCCGGGTCGAACTGATTGAGGAACGGCGTGGTCGAGGCAAAAAACAGCGTGCCATGCAGGCGATAGAGTTTGCTGCCGTCCGCTTCCAGATGCTCATCAGCGTACAGCTCGCGTGCCTGCTGCCAGGCAAAATTCAGCGCCGCGATGATGATCCCGCACAACACTGCCGTGGCCAGATCGGTAAATACCGTGATGATGGTCACCGCGATGATCACCAGCACATCGTTGAGCGGCACTTTGTTCAGCACCCGCAACGAGGCCCAGGCAAACGTCTGCTGCGACACCACAAACATCACCCCCACCAGCGCCGCCAGCGGAATTCGCTCGATCAGCGGCGACAGAAACAGAATGAACAGCAGGATCAACACCCCCGCCACCACCCCGGACAACCGTCCGCGCCCGCCGGAACTGAGGTTGATCACAGTCTGGCCGATCATCGCGCAACCGCCCATGCCGCCCAACGCACCGGAGACCATGTTCGCCGCCCCCAGCGCCACACACTCGCGATCCGGATAACCACGGCTTTCGGTGATTTCATCGGTGAGGTTGAGGGTCAGCAGGGTTTCCAGCAGGCCGACCAGCGCCATCAGGATGGCGTAAGGCGCGATGATGCGCAGGGTGTCCAGCGTCCACGGGATGTCCGGCAACGCGAACTTCGGAAGACCACCGGCGATGTGCGCCATGTCACCGAGGGTGCGAGTTGGCAGACCGAGCAGATAAACCAGCAAGCCGACGCCGAGGATCGCCACCAGCGCCGGCGGCACGGCGCGAGTCAGACGCGGCAGAATGTAGACGATGGCCATGGTCAGCAGCACCAGCCCGGTCATCAGGTACAACGGCGTGCCGCTGAGCCACTGCTCGCCGCTCTTGAAATGCTCCAGTTGCGCCAGCGCAATGATGATCGCCAGACCGTTGACGAACCCGAGCATCACCGGATGCGGCACCATGCGCACCAGCTTGCCCAAGCGCAACAGCCCGAACGCCATCATGATCAAACCGCCGAGCAACACCGTCGCTAGCAGGTACTGCACGCCGTGCTGGACTACCAGCGCGACGATCACCACCGCCATCGAACCGGCCGCTCCGGAGACCATGCCCGGCCGGCCGCCGAACAGCGCGGTCAACGTGCAAATAATGAAAGCGCCGTACAGGCCCATCAGCGGATTGAGATGAGCCACCAGCGCAAACGCAATGCATTCGGGCAACAGGGCGAACGAGGTGGTGAGTCCGGCCAGGACATCGGCGCGCAGACGAATAGGTTTCATGGCTTACCTGACAGAGCGGCGGCGGACGCGGCTGCTGATATCGACGGGAAAAGAGGGTTGCGGATGTTACGCAAATGCCGGGGAGCGGGCCAGCGATCACTGACAGGGGCGGCCCGACGCTCTATGCTTGCGCACTTCGTTGATCGACGGGTCTGAACATGTCACCGCTATCCACCCGCGAAGTCTGCCAGCGCTTGCGTGAGGCGGCATTGGGCGTTTGCGCATTACGGCGTATTGCACAGGAATCCGAGACCGGCCAGATCTCGATCGAGATCGACGGCTGGCACCTGTCGCTCGATTTTGACGGTCAACGCCTGCACCACTGCCTGCAATGCCGGTGCCCGGAAGATCGTGAGTGGCGACTCGACACGACTCAACGTTTCGGCACCGACCCGGTCAGCTTGCTCAGCACCTGGGAACTGGCGCAGATCGAACGGTTGCTGGCGCGGACCGAATGAGCGGATCAGCCCTGTCGCAGATCCAGCAGGTAGGTGTAATAACCGGTGTCACGAACCCAACCGAGCGACTCGTACAAACCCTGGGCGGTGAAATTGTCGGTGGCGGTTTCCAGCATCAGCCCCTTGGCACCGGTTTCGACGGCGAAGTCGCGGGCGGTGTTCATCAATAGTCGCCCCACTCCACGGCCACGGGCGGCCGGCGTGGTGAACAGGTCGCTGAGCAGCCAGGTCCGGTGGGCGTCTATCGAAGAGAACGTCGGGTAAAGCTGCACGAATCCCAGCACCTCCCCGCTTTCATCCTCAACCAGAAAAATCGCCGATTCATTGCCGGCCATGCGCTCGGCGATGAAGGCCCGCGATTGCTCGAGATTCGACGGCTGGCCGTAAAAACCGCGATAAGCGTCGAACAGCTTCGCCACCGCGTCGAGGTGAATCGTCGTGGCGCGCAGTGCCTGAAGGGTCATTGTCATATTCCTGAGGTTATCGAAATTGAAACCAGCATAGCGTTGAGAAGCGAGTTCGCTGGCCTATTCGCTATATAGTTTTGTATATTTCGAATCCGAAATCGCCAGACGTTCAACGCCTTCCATGAGCAGCATCCGCGAACGCAACCAGCAACTGATCCTGGCCGCCGCCAGCGAAGAGTTTGCCGCCAACGGCTTCGACGCGACCCAGACCCGCGACATTGCCGCCCGGGCCGGTGTGCCCAAGGCCAATCTCTATTACTACTTCCAGAGCAAGGAAAACCTCTACGGTAAAGTGTTGCTCGGTTTTGTCGAACCGCTGCTCGAAGCCTCGGCGGTGCTGCGCGAAAGCGACGACCCGCTGATCGGTCTGCGCGCCTACGTCGCGGCACGCATCCGCATCGCCCGCGAACATCCGGCGATTGCCAAGGTGTTCAGTGGTGAACTGCTGCTGGGCGGTCGCCAGTTGCCGGACGAATGCCGCGACCTGCTGCACGCTGAAGCCCGGCGCAACGTCGAGTGCCTGCGCAGCTGGATCGGGCGCGGCTTGCTGGCCCCGGTGGATCCCGAGCATTTGATGCTGTTTATCTGGTCGGCGACGCGCACCTACACCAACATTGGATGGCAGATGGGGCGCATCACCGGTCGGGAAGTGCCGCAGGATGAGGACTATGCGCTGGCGGCGGAGACGATTACGCGATTGGTGCTGGAGGGCGTGGTGGCGCCACGAACGGGGGAAATCCGTGGCGTGCTGTTTGCGACCTGAAGGTTCAGGGCATGAAATCCAGCGGTAGCGCGCGGTCGCCTTCCATCCGCTCGTACCATGCCTGGAACTGAGCAGGCAGGCGCTTTTTCCATTCCGGTACATTGGTGTAGTAACGGGCTCGCGTATGGCCCTCTTTATCAGGCACCAACATCAGCACCCAGAAACGATTACTGGCCGCACGCATCAGAATGGCCGCGTTCACATTGCCCAGTCCGCGCACCCACATCTCGATGACCTCTGCATCAGGCACGTCAACCGCCGGGTCGCCGACAGTCATGGTACTCGTACGGTCCACCAGCTTCTGATAATCACCCTTGAGCAGTTTATGCAACGCCTGATCCTCTTGCTGCGTACGAGCAAGTCCAACGCTGAGCAAGTTGTAATTCATCGAAACTGGTTTATCAGACGCCACATAACGACCTGAGTAAAAGACACCCATCCCGGCACCGCAATCAACGTCATCGCCATTCTGTGTGACGTCCAGTACACCATTGATCGCTCGAAAAACAAGCGTGCAACTACCCTCCTCGAAACGGGCTTCACCACCGTTCAACACAGCAATACCTTCCAGATCACCAGAATTGGCGCCGTCTTGTGCTGAAACCTCAAAGCGGATGTGTGTGGCGTCCTGACGCTTGATGATCACTTCAGATCCCGAGTTCACCCCGTGAGGAATCAACTGCCATGTGGCATCCCATGAGAACGTTCTGGTCGCATATTTCAGCTCAGTCAGGCGCATCAGATATTCACGACTCAAGCACGCCAGTTCAGCGCCACAAAGGCTGCGGTTCTTCAACCATGCTCTTTGATCGGCCTTGAGCGCTTGCGGGTCAGCCACCTGCGCCAACGTTGTCCGCCAAAGCACCCCAAGTTTCTCATCAAGACTCGAGGTATACGGATCGGCACAAATGGCTTTTTCAACCGGGCTGGAAGCGCCAGCGCAGTCGAAACTGGCAGCGTGTGTATTGGCAGCAAAAACGAGAGACGTCAGCAGCAAGGCGTGACGGAGATTGAAAGCGAGCATCGACAGATTCCATTCCTGAGGCGGCGGCAGTATGCCGGGCCCGGGCTATCGATGCTCTGGATTTTTCACCGGTTACCGGGATCTTCTGCAAGAGAGAGTCAGAACGCGATTTCCGCCGCGGGCTTCACATCGATCCGCGCCACGGAGCCGGTCAGGTGCGCCCAGTCCTTGTTGTGTTCGGCGATGATGTCTTCGGCGCTCATGTTGCCGTTGTCGACGGTGGAATGCGCGTCGGCCGCCAGCTCCACGTCGTAGCCCAGTTGATGGGCCTGGCGCACGGTGGCGTTGACGCAGTAATCGGTCTGCAGACCGCAAATCACCAGGCGATCGAAGTCTTCCCGGGGGATCAGTTTCAGCAGGTTGGTCTGGTAGAACGAGTCGTTGGCGGTCTTGTCGACGCGCAGGTCGCCGGGCGCGGTGGCCAGGCCGTCAGCCAGTTGCCAGCCCTCGGCGCCGTGGGCGAGCGGACTGTCCTTTTCATTATGCTGGATCAGTACGACTGTAACGCCAGCCTTGCGCGCCCGGGCGCTGAGGCCGTTGATGGTGTCGATCACCCGTTTGATGTCGTGACACTCGTATTCGCCTGTGCACAGGGCGCGCTGGACATCGATGATCAGCAATGCGGTGGTCATGGTGAGCCTTCCTTGATCGGTCCTTGAGACAGGGGCGGACGTGTGCCCGCCCCCTTTTTACTCTGCTCAGTAACCCAGTGACAACCCGGTGTTGCGCCGTGGATCGTTGGCGCCGTAGAAGCGGTTCTTGCCGACCGGTTTACCACCCAGCGACGGTGCACCGACCAGAATCGCGGCGATGTGGTTGGCGTCCTGCGGGCCCGCAAACTTGTGGCCCCAGCTCTCGAGAATCTTCTTCGTGTCGGGGCTCGCGGCGAAGTCTTCGAGGTTGGTCTGTTCCGGCATCCACTGCTGGTGGAAACGCGGCGCATCGACCGCTTCCTGCAGGCCCATGCCGTAGTCGATGACATTGAGCATGGTCAGCAAGGTTGCCGTGATGATGCGACTGCCGCCCGGCGTACCGACCACCATCACCACTTTGCCGTCCTTGGTCACGATGGTCGGGCTCATCGACGACAGAGGCGCCTTGCCGGGCGCGATGGCGTTGGCTTCGCCCTGCACCAGGCCGTACATGTTCGGCACGCCGACTTTCGAGGTGAAGTCGTCCATTTCATCGTTGAGGATCACCCCGGTCTTGCTCGCCATCACGCCCGCGCCGAACCAGTCGTTGAGGGTGTAGGTGACGGACACCGCGTTGCCCCATTTGTCGACGATCGAATAGTGCGTGGTGTTGCTGCCTTCGTGAGGCGCAACGCCAGGTTTCAGCTCAGCGGAAACGCCGGCCTTCTGCGGCTGGATCGCGTTGCGCAATTGGGTGGCGTAGTTCTTGTCCAGCAGGTGCTCGATCGGGTTTTTCACGAAATCCGGGTCACCCAGATAGCTATTGCGATCCACGTAGGCGTGGCGCATCGCTTCGATCTGGTAGTGCATGCCCTGGGCCGAATGGAAGCCCAGGTCCTTCATGGGATAGCCTTCGAGAATGTTCATGATCTGGCAGATCACCACCCCGCCGGAACTCGGTGGTGGCGCCGACACGACGTGGTAGCCGCGATAGTCGCACTCCACCGGAGCCAGTTCGCGGGTCTTGTATTTGTCCAGGTCGGCCTGGGTGATGATGCCCTTGTTGGCCTGGCTGGAGGTGACGATGGCGTCGGCCACCCAGCCTTTGTAGAAGCCATCGGCGCCTTTCTCGGAAATGGTGCGCAGGGTTTTGCCCAGGTCCTTCTGCACCAGTTTCTGCCCGACCTGCATCGGTTCGCCATTACTGAGGAATATCGCGCCGGAGTCTTTCATGTCCTTCTTGAACACGTCAGTGGCGTAGTCCAGCAGATCGACGTCACCCTGCTCCAGTTCGAAACCTTCCTCCGCCAGTTTGATCGCCGGGGCGATCATGTCCTTGCGCGGTTTGGTGCCGTACTTGCTCAGCGCCAGCTCCATGCCGGACACGGTGCCCGGAACGCCCACCGCGAGGTGACCACGGGTGCTCAGATCAGGAATGACATTGCCCTGCTTGTCGAGGTACATGTCGGCCGTCGCAGCCAATGGGGCTTTTTCCCGGAAGTCGAGGAAGGTCTTGCGTCCGTCCGCCAGCTGGATGGTCATGAAACCACCACCGCCGAGGTTACCCGCTGCCGGGTAAACCACCGCCAGCGCGTAGCCCACCGCGACTGCCGCATCCACCGCGTTGCCGCCACTTTTCAGTACATCGACACCCACGTGAGTCGCCAGATGCTGGGCGGTGACCACCATGCCGTTTTCGGCGGCCACCGGTGCCACGGAGGCCGCGTGGGCCATGAGGCAACTGAGCGCCAATGAGGTCGCAATCAGCGATTTGGCAAAAGGTTCGTACTTCATGAGTCAGTCTCTTCTTTTTATAAGGTAGGAAAACGCTTCAAAAGCAACAGCCAGTATGGTCGCGATTGCGGTTTGCGCCTCCCCGATCCGGCAGTATGCTGGGCGCTGTTGCCGACCCGCCCCGGAGTTTTCCTTATGGCCTACACGTTCATCACCCTGCCCTCGCCCGTCGGCGAGTTGAAGCTGGTCGCGAACGGTTCACGACTGGCCGCCATCCTCTGGGAAAACGACAAACCGAACCGGGTGCGCCTTGGACCGATGAGCGAAGCGCCGGACAATCCGGTGTTGATGAAAACCGCACGACAACTGGAAGAATATTTTGCCGGCACGCGCGATGCGTTCGATGTGGCGCTGGACTTTGCCGGCACCGAGTTCCAGAAAAAGGTCTGGGCCGCATTGCTGACCATTCCATTCGGCGAGACCCGCACCTACAGCCAGATTGCGCAGCAGATCGGCCACCCGAGCGCAGTGCGCGCCGTCGGCGCGGCGAACGGGCGCAATCCGATTTCGATCATCGCGCCCTGCCACCGGGTCATCGGCGCGTCGGGCCAGTTGACCGGATTTGCCGGAGGCCTGGAGGCCAAGGAACGATTGTTGACGCTGGAGAGCGGTCCGGGATCAGACATCGGCAAAACCGGCGAGCTGTTTTAAGCATCAAAGAAATTATTCATCGCCGCGTACTGCAACAGCATGATGGTCTTGGCATCGCAGATTTCGCCGCGCGCAAACGCCTTGAGCGCGTCATCGAAAAGCCACTCCAGCACCTCCAGTTCTTCGGTTTCCTCTTCCAGCCCGCCGCCACTGCTGACCTTCGACGCTGCATCGTACTCGGCCACGAAGAAGTGCAATTTCTCGGTCACAGACCCCGGACTCATGTAAGCCTCGAAGACCTTCCTCACGTCATGTACGCGGTAACCGGTTTCTTCCTCAGCCTCGTCACGGATTCGCTGCTCCGGCGCCGCGCCTTCCAGCAATCCTGCAGCGACCTCGATCAGCAAGCCGTCATGACCGTTGACGAACACCGGCAGACGGAACTGGCGGGTCAGCACCACGGTACGTTTTTCGCGGTTGAACAACAGAATCGCTGCACCATTGCCACGGTCGTAAACCTCGCGAGTCTGGCGTTGCCATTCACCGTTGTTGCGCAGGTAATCGAACGTGATTTTCTTCAGCAGGTACCAGTCGTGGGACAACACCTGAGTGTCGACGATGTTGATCCGTTCGGCGGTGTCGGGCATGACGATCGATCCTTTTCTGTCATCGGAAAAGCCCCCATGTTAGGCGAAAAAAAGCCCGGCAGCGCTACCGGGCTTTTTCATTCGTTTACTGCTGACGGGCCATGTCGGCCATTGCGACATCGGGCTCCTGCGCGACAACCGCCACGCCATTGATCAGCGGTCCGTAACGCCGACTGAACTGCCAGTTGTATGGCACCCGATCCTTGCTGGTGCCGTTGTCCCAGTTCACCGACCAGGTCATCAGGCCCTTGATCGGGTGCCCTTTGACGGCCAGACGTTTCATCGCGTTGCCGACCGCGTTTTTGTCAATCACGTAACCGGTGGCCGCCGCATCGTTGTTGGCTGGCAGGCCAATGACAAACTTGTCCGCAGGGATTTTCGTGAACCCGCGCGTGCCGGTCACCAGACTTTCCGTCAGGTAATAGAGAAAGTCCTCCTTCATCGCGTCGTTGTTTTGCGCGATCCACGCCCCGTTACCGTTGTTGGCCTCCGGTACCCAGACGCCATCGCCTCCCTGGTTATAGAACTGCGGCGCGATGAAATCGTAATAGCCTTCCAGCGCCTGCAGGTAACCGACATATTTGCCGGAGGTGGTCAGGTACGGAAACTCCGGCGCCATGCTGATGATGAAATGCTTGCCCTGGCCTGCGTAGTGATCCTTGACCAGTTTCAGGGCGGCCGGCAGGACGGTCTTGTTGGCAGCGAAATCAATCGCGCTCTGTTCAAGATCGATGTCCAGACCGTCGAAGCCGTAGGTTTCCACCAGACGGATGATTTCATTGGCCAGCGGTTGCTCCTGGCCGGCACGCAACTCGATGTGCGCGTCTGCGCCGCCGAGGGAAATCAGCACCGCCCGACCCTGGCTGTTGAGCACCCCGACCTGGCGGCGGAACTCGGCGTCGGAGACGTTGTACGGCTTGAAGGTCGGAATCCCGCTGCCCTTCATGAACGCCACGGCGACCACGTTGTAGTCCTTGGGGACGTCCGTCAGGGCGATGTTGGCGAACTGACCACGCTGATAGCCATCACTCGGGCCGGCGGGCCAGTTGTGCCAGAAGCCCATGAGGATCTTCTTGCCGGCGATGCTCGGCATCAGCGAGGCAGCGTCGCTCGCCTGGTTTTGCATTAAGGTGAAGTCGATGTTTGACATGTTCTAATCCTTCAGAACGTGTGGCTGGAGGTTGCAGACTTATTTGAAGTCCACATCGAAGGCCTGATAGAAGGCGTTGCCGGTGTTGGCGACGATCCACATCAGAACAATGACGTGACGCCCGTGCTTGTTGGCCGGGAGTGTTACCGCATGATTGACCTTGGCCTTCAGCTCC includes the following:
- a CDS encoding DMT family transporter; translation: MERTTDLPAPTLEKTSGWINGFIGVVIFSGSLPATRLAVLEFDPVFLTVIRATLAGVLALCLLWLFRERRPARNQWTSLLIVALGVVVGFPLLTALALQYVTSAHSIVFVGLLPLATAIFGVLRGGERPRPVFWFFSVMGSSLVVGFAVSQGLTASPTGDLLMLAAILACGLGYAEGAKLSRTLGGWQVICWALVLSLPVMAVLSVWRAPASFSGFSVSAWVCLAYVSLFSMLIGFVFWYRGLAQGGIAAVGQLQLLQPFFGLALAATLLHEQVSVGMLVVTLGVILCVAGAKKFAR
- a CDS encoding cupin domain-containing protein; amino-acid sequence: MDRLSTLLSHFGVNAGTFHSGTFCGISAYGGDQICGHVHLLQAGQVLLKPGNEPELTLNEPTLIFFPRPFAHRLFADEAMNTQLVCASLTFDGGAGNALAAALPDYLVLKLADLPEMASTLEWLFKEAFDGHCGREAVMDRLFELLVILLLRHLISSHNQQPGMMAGLADSKIARALSLMHDQPAKAWSVAELAATAHLSRAGFAEHFRRVVGQTPMDYLVSWRISLAQKRLREGRPIALIAEEVGYESPSALARAFRRKTGLSPREWKAGVS
- a CDS encoding carboxymuconolactone decarboxylase family protein, with the protein product MSRIAPISIENATDATRPTLEGVQKKIGFLPNLFKTLAVAPVALDAYVQISATLGKTSLSAKEKEAVYLATSQVNGCDYCLAAHTLFAGKAGLAAEEIIEARHGRLNAFATLAHQLTQTRGHLNDEQIGAARAAGIDDKKIIEVIAIVAAQTLTNYLNNVALTDIDFPAIDA
- a CDS encoding SulP family inorganic anion transporter — encoded protein: MKPIRLRADVLAGLTTSFALLPECIAFALVAHLNPLMGLYGAFIICTLTALFGGRPGMVSGAAGSMAVVIVALVVQHGVQYLLATVLLGGLIMMAFGLLRLGKLVRMVPHPVMLGFVNGLAIIIALAQLEHFKSGEQWLSGTPLYLMTGLVLLTMAIVYILPRLTRAVPPALVAILGVGLLVYLLGLPTRTLGDMAHIAGGLPKFALPDIPWTLDTLRIIAPYAILMALVGLLETLLTLNLTDEITESRGYPDRECVALGAANMVSGALGGMGGCAMIGQTVINLSSGGRGRLSGVVAGVLILLFILFLSPLIERIPLAALVGVMFVVSQQTFAWASLRVLNKVPLNDVLVIIAVTIITVFTDLATAVLCGIIIAALNFAWQQARELYADEHLEADGSKLYRLHGTLFFASTTPFLNQFDPANDPQRVTLDCRHLSFVDYSAIAALKTLRERYAKAGKQLQVFHLSERCKKLLKRAGVDHD
- a CDS encoding DUF7693 family protein; protein product: MSPLSTREVCQRLREAALGVCALRRIAQESETGQISIEIDGWHLSLDFDGQRLHHCLQCRCPEDREWRLDTTQRFGTDPVSLLSTWELAQIERLLARTE
- a CDS encoding GNAT family N-acetyltransferase, with protein sequence MTLQALRATTIHLDAVAKLFDAYRGFYGQPSNLEQSRAFIAERMAGNESAIFLVEDESGEVLGFVQLYPTFSSIDAHRTWLLSDLFTTPAARGRGVGRLLMNTARDFAVETGAKGLMLETATDNFTAQGLYESLGWVRDTGYYTYLLDLRQG
- a CDS encoding TetR/AcrR family transcriptional regulator yields the protein MSSIRERNQQLILAAASEEFAANGFDATQTRDIAARAGVPKANLYYYFQSKENLYGKVLLGFVEPLLEASAVLRESDDPLIGLRAYVAARIRIAREHPAIAKVFSGELLLGGRQLPDECRDLLHAEARRNVECLRSWIGRGLLAPVDPEHLMLFIWSATRTYTNIGWQMGRITGREVPQDEDYALAAETITRLVLEGVVAPRTGEIRGVLFAT
- a CDS encoding lysozyme inhibitor LprI family protein; translated protein: MLAFNLRHALLLTSLVFAANTHAASFDCAGASSPVEKAICADPYTSSLDEKLGVLWRTTLAQVADPQALKADQRAWLKNRSLCGAELACLSREYLMRLTELKYATRTFSWDATWQLIPHGVNSGSEVIIKRQDATHIRFEVSAQDGANSGDLEGIAVLNGGEARFEEGSCTLVFRAINGVLDVTQNGDDVDCGAGMGVFYSGRYVASDKPVSMNYNLLSVGLARTQQEDQALHKLLKGDYQKLVDRTSTMTVGDPAVDVPDAEVIEMWVRGLGNVNAAILMRAASNRFWVLMLVPDKEGHTRARYYTNVPEWKKRLPAQFQAWYERMEGDRALPLDFMP
- a CDS encoding cysteine hydrolase family protein, whose protein sequence is MTTALLIIDVQRALCTGEYECHDIKRVIDTINGLSARARKAGVTVVLIQHNEKDSPLAHGAEGWQLADGLATAPGDLRVDKTANDSFYQTNLLKLIPREDFDRLVICGLQTDYCVNATVRQAHQLGYDVELAADAHSTVDNGNMSAEDIIAEHNKDWAHLTGSVARIDVKPAAEIAF
- the ggt gene encoding gamma-glutamyltransferase, whose product is MKYEPFAKSLIATSLALSCLMAHAASVAPVAAENGMVVTAQHLATHVGVDVLKSGGNAVDAAVAVGYALAVVYPAAGNLGGGGFMTIQLADGRKTFLDFREKAPLAATADMYLDKQGNVIPDLSTRGHLAVGVPGTVSGMELALSKYGTKPRKDMIAPAIKLAEEGFELEQGDVDLLDYATDVFKKDMKDSGAIFLSNGEPMQVGQKLVQKDLGKTLRTISEKGADGFYKGWVADAIVTSSQANKGIITQADLDKYKTRELAPVECDYRGYHVVSAPPPSSGGVVICQIMNILEGYPMKDLGFHSAQGMHYQIEAMRHAYVDRNSYLGDPDFVKNPIEHLLDKNYATQLRNAIQPQKAGVSAELKPGVAPHEGSNTTHYSIVDKWGNAVSVTYTLNDWFGAGVMASKTGVILNDEMDDFTSKVGVPNMYGLVQGEANAIAPGKAPLSSMSPTIVTKDGKVVMVVGTPGGSRIITATLLTMLNVIDYGMGLQEAVDAPRFHQQWMPEQTNLEDFAASPDTKKILESWGHKFAGPQDANHIAAILVGAPSLGGKPVGKNRFYGANDPRRNTGLSLGY
- a CDS encoding methylated-DNA--[protein]-cysteine S-methyltransferase, with amino-acid sequence MAYTFITLPSPVGELKLVANGSRLAAILWENDKPNRVRLGPMSEAPDNPVLMKTARQLEEYFAGTRDAFDVALDFAGTEFQKKVWAALLTIPFGETRTYSQIAQQIGHPSAVRAVGAANGRNPISIIAPCHRVIGASGQLTGFAGGLEAKERLLTLESGPGSDIGKTGELF
- a CDS encoding NUDIX domain-containing protein; the protein is MPDTAERINIVDTQVLSHDWYLLKKITFDYLRNNGEWQRQTREVYDRGNGAAILLFNREKRTVVLTRQFRLPVFVNGHDGLLIEVAAGLLEGAAPEQRIRDEAEEETGYRVHDVRKVFEAYMSPGSVTEKLHFFVAEYDAASKVSSGGGLEEETEELEVLEWLFDDALKAFARGEICDAKTIMLLQYAAMNNFFDA